A genomic stretch from Halorhodospira halophila SL1 includes:
- the truB gene encoding tRNA pseudouridine(55) synthase TruB — translation MAKRRGGRNVTGVLLFDKPAGVTSNKALQQVKRLFGARKAGHTGSLDPLATGLLPICFGDATKVSGFLLDADKRYVVTCKLGVATDTGDAEGTERDRAEVPALDEEAVERGLTGFRGPIDQLPPMYSAIKHQGQRLYDLARQGVEVEREPRRVEIYDLQLVAVRGDELELSVHCSKGTYIRTLAEDIAQALGTVGHVCALRRLGLGPYQDPAMWTEEMLAARAEQGREALDATLLPMDSALQQYTGVELADDLAYFVVQGQPVFVPKAPSEGWLRLYDRGGNFLGMGQALDDGRIGPKRLVARR, via the coding sequence ATGGCGAAGAGGCGGGGTGGGCGCAACGTCACCGGCGTGCTGTTGTTCGACAAGCCGGCTGGCGTGACCTCCAATAAGGCCCTGCAACAGGTTAAGCGGCTCTTCGGGGCGCGCAAGGCTGGGCACACGGGCAGTCTCGATCCGCTGGCTACCGGCCTGCTGCCGATCTGCTTCGGCGATGCAACCAAGGTATCCGGGTTCCTGCTCGATGCGGACAAACGGTACGTGGTGACCTGCAAGCTCGGGGTGGCCACAGACACCGGCGACGCGGAGGGCACGGAACGCGATCGTGCCGAGGTCCCCGCGCTGGACGAGGAGGCGGTCGAACGAGGTCTGACCGGGTTTCGCGGCCCCATCGACCAGCTGCCGCCCATGTACTCGGCCATCAAGCACCAGGGCCAGCGACTCTACGACCTGGCGCGCCAGGGGGTGGAGGTCGAGCGCGAACCCCGCCGGGTTGAGATCTACGACCTGCAGCTGGTGGCGGTTCGTGGGGATGAGCTGGAGCTGTCGGTGCACTGCTCCAAAGGCACCTACATCCGTACACTGGCCGAGGACATCGCCCAGGCGCTGGGGACCGTGGGACACGTGTGCGCGCTGCGCAGGCTCGGGCTGGGGCCGTACCAGGATCCGGCGATGTGGACCGAAGAGATGCTCGCCGCGCGGGCGGAGCAGGGGCGCGAGGCGCTGGATGCCACACTGCTGCCGATGGACTCGGCCCTCCAGCAGTACACCGGCGTCGAGCTTGCCGACGATCTCGCCTACTTTGTCGTCCAGGGGCAGCCGGTCTTTGTGCCCAAGGCGCCCAGCGAGGGTTGGCTGCGGCTCTACGATCGCGGCGGCAACTTCCTGGGCATGGGGCAGGCCCTGGATGACGGGCGCATCGGGCCCAAGCGCCTGGTGGCGCGCCGCTGA
- the rpsO gene encoding 30S ribosomal protein S15 → MSLNAEQKSEIVEQFRRSPSDTGSPEVQIALLSARIQHLTEHFSVHKQDHHSRQGLLKLVSQRRKLLDYLKRKDRGRYQDVIERLGIRK, encoded by the coding sequence ATGTCGCTGAATGCTGAGCAAAAATCGGAGATCGTCGAGCAATTCCGGCGTTCCCCCTCAGATACCGGATCGCCCGAAGTGCAGATCGCGCTGCTCTCGGCTCGAATCCAGCACCTCACCGAGCACTTCTCGGTGCACAAGCAGGATCACCACTCCCGGCAGGGTCTGCTGAAGCTGGTCAGTCAGCGCCGCAAGCTGCTCGATTACCTCAAGCGCAAGGATCGGGGCCGTTATCAGGACGTCATCGAGCGTCTCGGCATTCGCAAGTAA
- the rbfA gene encoding 30S ribosome-binding factor RbfA, translating to MAKDYPRSRRIAEQLRRELAEVIRDDVDDPRVGSVTISEVQVSRDLAHATVYVTVLGAEAAEAQAGIDILNKAHGFLRSQVARRIRAKRTPSLRFLHDTAFDRGARLSALIDEVAPPPADDEPSKE from the coding sequence ATGGCCAAGGACTATCCGCGCAGCCGGCGCATCGCCGAGCAGCTCCGTCGTGAGCTGGCCGAGGTCATCCGAGACGATGTCGACGACCCGCGCGTCGGGTCGGTGACCATCTCGGAGGTGCAGGTCAGTCGCGACCTGGCGCACGCCACCGTGTACGTCACCGTACTCGGCGCCGAGGCGGCCGAGGCGCAGGCCGGGATCGATATCCTGAACAAGGCCCACGGCTTCCTGCGCAGCCAGGTGGCGCGGCGCATCCGCGCCAAGCGCACGCCCAGTCTGCGCTTCCTGCACGACACCGCCTTCGATCGCGGTGCGCGGCTGAGTGCCCTGATCGACGAGGTGGCGCCGCCGCCGGCAGACGACGAACCGAGCAAGGAGTAG
- the pnp gene encoding polyribonucleotide nucleotidyltransferase, with translation MTPVKRSFQFGQHQVTLETGGVARQADGAVLVDMADTVVLVTVVGRKDPAAARDFLPLTVNYQERTYAAGRIPGGFFKREGRPSEKETLTCRLIDRPIRPLFPEGFRQEVQVIATVLSLNDEVDADIPAMIGTSAALALSGIPFEGPIGACRVGHLDGEFVLNPTFSQTAESDLDLVVAGTQDAVLMVESEANLLPESTMLDAVLYGHEQMQVAIDTINDLAAEAGKPRWDWQPPAKNESLDSAVAELVRSDLEAAYQIADKQERSERVGALRDKAVEALADEEREGWGAGDVGEAFKTLEKKIVRGRILAGHPRIDGRDNQTVRPLNVQAGVLPRTHGSAIFTRGETQAIVVSTLGTGRDAQVIDALEGERREPFMLHYNFPPYCVGETGFIGTPKRREIGHGKLAKRGVEAVMPSDEEFPYVIRVVSEVTESNGSSSMATVCGTSLSLMDAGVPLKAQVAGIAMGLIKEGDEFAVLTDILGDEDHLGDMDFKVAGSKDGVTALQMDIKIDGITREIMEQALDQARSGRLHILEQMNQVIDKPREQMSEYAPRLLTMRIDPERIRDVIGKGGATIRGLTEETGTNIDISDEGVVTIASADKAAAEEAKKRIELLTADVEVGKVYDGKVAKLMDFGAFVNILPGRDGLVHISQISNNRVENVADELSEGDSVRVKVLEVDRQGRIRLSMKAVEEE, from the coding sequence CTGACCCCGGTCAAGCGGAGTTTTCAGTTCGGTCAGCACCAGGTGACCCTGGAGACCGGGGGCGTGGCCCGTCAGGCCGATGGCGCCGTCCTGGTCGATATGGCGGACACGGTGGTTCTGGTCACCGTGGTCGGCAGGAAGGACCCGGCGGCGGCACGCGATTTCCTGCCGCTGACGGTCAATTATCAGGAGCGCACCTACGCTGCGGGGCGTATCCCCGGTGGCTTCTTCAAGCGGGAGGGCCGGCCCTCCGAGAAGGAGACCCTGACCTGCCGCCTGATCGACCGGCCGATCCGGCCCCTGTTCCCCGAGGGGTTCCGCCAGGAGGTCCAGGTGATCGCCACGGTGCTCTCGCTCAACGATGAGGTGGATGCCGACATTCCGGCGATGATCGGGACCTCGGCGGCGCTGGCGTTGTCCGGCATTCCGTTCGAGGGGCCCATCGGTGCCTGCCGGGTTGGTCACCTCGACGGCGAGTTCGTACTCAACCCGACCTTCAGTCAGACGGCGGAGTCGGATCTGGATCTGGTCGTGGCCGGCACCCAGGATGCGGTCCTGATGGTCGAGTCCGAGGCCAATCTGCTGCCGGAGAGCACGATGCTCGACGCCGTGCTCTACGGGCACGAGCAGATGCAGGTGGCCATCGATACCATCAACGATCTGGCCGCTGAGGCGGGCAAGCCGCGTTGGGACTGGCAGCCGCCGGCGAAGAACGAGTCGCTGGACTCGGCGGTGGCAGAGCTGGTGCGTTCGGACCTCGAGGCCGCTTACCAGATCGCCGACAAGCAGGAGCGCAGTGAGCGGGTTGGCGCCCTGCGCGACAAGGCGGTGGAGGCGCTGGCCGACGAGGAGCGTGAAGGCTGGGGCGCCGGCGATGTCGGAGAGGCGTTCAAGACGCTCGAGAAGAAGATCGTCCGGGGCCGGATTCTGGCCGGTCATCCCCGCATCGATGGCCGCGACAACCAGACGGTGCGCCCGCTCAACGTGCAGGCCGGTGTCCTGCCGCGGACCCACGGCTCGGCGATCTTCACCCGCGGCGAGACCCAGGCGATCGTGGTCAGCACGCTCGGTACAGGCCGGGATGCTCAGGTCATCGATGCGCTGGAGGGCGAGCGGCGCGAGCCGTTTATGCTGCACTACAACTTCCCGCCGTACTGCGTGGGCGAGACTGGCTTCATCGGCACGCCGAAGCGGCGCGAAATCGGCCACGGCAAGCTGGCCAAGCGCGGTGTTGAAGCGGTGATGCCCTCCGACGAGGAGTTCCCCTACGTGATTCGCGTGGTCTCGGAGGTCACGGAGTCCAACGGGTCGTCTTCGATGGCCACCGTCTGTGGCACCAGTCTGTCGCTGATGGATGCCGGCGTGCCGCTGAAGGCTCAGGTGGCTGGTATCGCCATGGGCCTGATCAAGGAAGGCGACGAGTTCGCCGTGCTCACCGACATCCTTGGCGACGAGGACCACCTCGGTGACATGGACTTCAAGGTTGCCGGTAGCAAGGATGGTGTCACTGCGCTGCAGATGGACATCAAGATCGACGGGATCACCCGGGAGATCATGGAACAGGCCCTGGATCAGGCGCGCTCCGGCCGGCTGCATATCCTCGAGCAGATGAATCAGGTGATCGACAAGCCGCGCGAGCAGATGTCCGAGTACGCCCCGCGGCTGCTGACCATGAGGATTGACCCGGAGCGTATCCGGGACGTGATCGGCAAGGGCGGTGCGACCATCCGTGGGCTGACCGAGGAGACCGGTACCAACATCGACATCAGCGACGAGGGCGTGGTGACCATCGCCTCGGCGGACAAGGCGGCCGCCGAAGAGGCGAAGAAGCGCATCGAGCTGCTGACCGCCGATGTCGAGGTGGGCAAGGTCTACGATGGCAAGGTTGCGAAGCTCATGGACTTCGGCGCCTTCGTCAACATCCTGCCCGGTCGGGATGGCTTGGTGCATATCTCGCAGATCTCCAACAACCGGGTCGAGAACGTCGCCGACGAGCTTTCGGAGGGCGACTCGGTCCGGGTCAAGGTGCTCGAGGTCGATCGTCAGGGCCGGATCCGGCTGTCGATGAAGGCCGTCGAAGAGGAGTAA
- the lexA gene encoding transcriptional repressor LexA, translated as MDTLTDRQREILELIRRSVAERGYPPTRAEICQSLGFRSPNAAESHLRALARKGAIEMRRGASRGIRLTDAFAGAAPEPSPATDDPNAGLPVVGRVAAGSPLLAEESIERYCQVDASLFSPPADYLLRVRGESMRDAGILDGDLLAVRRDTEARDGQIVVVRLHDEVTVKFLERCNGVLRLIPAHPDYPVIEVAADGQDAVLEGIGVGVLRSPLDPRGPEGNAASD; from the coding sequence ATGGATACTCTTACAGACCGCCAACGCGAAATCCTCGAGCTCATCCGCCGTTCGGTGGCCGAACGGGGATACCCCCCCACTCGCGCCGAGATCTGCCAAAGCCTCGGCTTCCGTTCACCGAACGCTGCCGAATCCCACCTCCGGGCGCTCGCCCGCAAGGGGGCCATCGAGATGCGGCGCGGCGCCTCGCGGGGCATCCGCCTGACCGATGCCTTCGCCGGGGCCGCCCCCGAGCCCTCGCCGGCAACCGACGACCCGAACGCTGGACTGCCGGTGGTCGGGCGGGTGGCCGCCGGCAGTCCCCTGCTGGCCGAGGAAAGCATCGAGCGCTACTGCCAGGTCGACGCTTCACTATTCTCCCCACCGGCCGATTACCTACTGCGTGTGCGCGGTGAAAGCATGCGCGATGCCGGCATCCTGGACGGGGATCTGCTCGCCGTCCGCCGCGACACCGAGGCACGGGACGGGCAGATCGTGGTGGTTCGCCTCCACGACGAGGTGACCGTCAAGTTCCTGGAGCGCTGCAATGGCGTCCTGCGGCTGATTCCCGCCCATCCGGACTACCCGGTCATCGAGGTGGCGGCGGACGGCCAGGATGCCGTACTCGAGGGCATCGGCGTGGGCGTACTGCGTAGCCCGCTCGATCCCAGAGGCCCGGAAGGTAACGCGGCATCCGACTGA
- a CDS encoding nicotinamidase: protein MVEAKLRDAEHAALLVVDVQPDFMPGGALPTQGGDEVVPPIARLLERAPSRYVVATQDWHPPGHISFASSHPGCSPFEVIELHGVDQVLWPDHCVQETRGAALHDGVPWRHADLILRKATDPLVDSYSAFRENFAPDGRRPSTGLTGYLRELGVEQLYVCGLARDYCALWSAEDGAQAGFGVHFLWDLTRPVDASNDASVQRTLQAAGVEIVTGVP, encoded by the coding sequence GTGGTTGAAGCCAAGCTAAGAGACGCGGAGCACGCCGCGTTGCTCGTCGTCGACGTCCAGCCGGACTTTATGCCCGGCGGTGCGTTGCCGACCCAGGGCGGCGACGAAGTGGTCCCCCCCATTGCCCGCCTGCTGGAGCGGGCGCCCAGCCGCTACGTGGTGGCGACCCAGGACTGGCACCCACCGGGGCACATCTCCTTTGCCTCCAGCCATCCAGGGTGTTCCCCCTTCGAGGTGATCGAGCTCCACGGCGTCGACCAGGTGCTCTGGCCCGATCACTGTGTCCAGGAGACCCGCGGTGCAGCCCTGCACGACGGGGTCCCATGGCGCCATGCAGACCTCATCCTGCGTAAGGCCACCGATCCGCTGGTCGACTCGTACAGCGCGTTCCGCGAGAACTTCGCCCCGGATGGACGGCGGCCGTCGACGGGTCTGACCGGCTACCTGCGCGAACTCGGTGTCGAGCAGCTCTACGTCTGCGGCCTGGCGAGGGACTACTGCGCACTGTGGAGCGCGGAGGACGGGGCCCAGGCGGGCTTCGGGGTGCACTTCCTGTGGGATCTGACCCGTCCTGTGGATGCCAGCAACGACGCCTCGGTGCAGCGGACGCTGCAGGCGGCCGGGGTGGAGATCGTCACCGGGGTGCCCTGA
- a CDS encoding Y-family DNA polymerase, translating to MPEPQTSPLWLAVHLPTLTAEAPSASAAPTLEQIALWGLELTHQASLEPPDTVFLEVGGSQRLFGGRAAIQQRAQEGLRELGQPRAALAAAPTPQGARLLARASPGIWLTDRQSLRRALMPLPCHLLDPTPAQQSALSTLGLTRLGDCLRMPRSGLRRRIGDPPIRTLEQALGERPEPRRCIPPPQRYRGRLELPAPTAATQATGFALQRLLRALVGMLRGLDAGIQQAAVALEHPDGPDTRLTLGFLRPTRDLEHMAHIARHRLERQALPDVATAVRLEADQLLPYQGTSGDLFERTGADGEAVRTLSERLIARLGADCVQRLATYPDPRPERAWCRLPLEHPDRPPAATLPRPVWLLPHPRRLLSGEGGEPHWGGPLCLEAGPERIESGWWDDEDVARDYYVARAPVGSRLWVYRDRRPPYGWHLHGFFA from the coding sequence ATGCCGGAGCCACAGACCAGCCCGTTGTGGCTCGCCGTCCACCTGCCTACGCTCACCGCCGAGGCTCCCTCGGCCTCGGCGGCCCCCACCCTGGAGCAGATCGCCCTATGGGGGCTGGAACTCACCCATCAGGCGAGCCTCGAGCCCCCGGACACCGTCTTCCTCGAGGTCGGCGGCAGCCAGCGCCTGTTCGGCGGCCGGGCCGCGATCCAGCAGCGCGCCCAAGAGGGCCTGCGCGAATTGGGCCAACCCCGGGCCGCACTGGCCGCTGCCCCCACCCCGCAAGGCGCCCGACTGCTCGCCCGGGCCAGCCCCGGGATCTGGCTCACCGACCGCCAGTCGCTCCGCCGCGCGCTGATGCCCCTACCGTGCCACCTCCTCGATCCGACACCGGCCCAGCAGTCCGCACTGAGCACCTTGGGCCTGACGCGGTTGGGCGATTGCCTGCGCATGCCCCGCAGCGGTCTGCGCCGCCGCATCGGCGACCCCCCTATCCGCACCCTGGAGCAGGCCCTCGGCGAGCGCCCCGAGCCGCGCCGCTGCATCCCACCACCCCAGCGCTACCGTGGTCGCCTGGAACTCCCGGCCCCGACCGCAGCCACTCAGGCAACCGGCTTCGCCCTGCAGCGCCTGCTGCGCGCCCTAGTCGGCATGCTTCGCGGCCTCGATGCCGGGATCCAGCAGGCCGCGGTCGCCCTGGAGCACCCGGATGGTCCGGATACGCGGCTGACCCTGGGCTTCCTGCGTCCGACCCGCGACCTGGAGCACATGGCCCACATCGCCCGCCACCGGCTGGAACGCCAGGCACTCCCCGATGTGGCCACCGCCGTCCGTCTCGAGGCGGATCAACTCCTGCCCTACCAAGGGACCAGCGGCGACCTCTTCGAGCGTACGGGCGCCGATGGCGAAGCCGTGCGCACCCTCAGCGAGCGACTCATCGCCCGCTTGGGGGCCGATTGCGTCCAACGCCTGGCTACCTACCCCGACCCACGTCCGGAGCGTGCCTGGTGCCGCCTACCGTTGGAACACCCGGACCGGCCCCCCGCCGCAACGCTGCCGCGGCCGGTCTGGCTCTTGCCACACCCGCGGCGTCTACTCAGCGGCGAGGGCGGAGAACCGCACTGGGGCGGCCCGCTGTGCCTGGAAGCGGGTCCGGAACGGATCGAAAGCGGCTGGTGGGACGACGAGGACGTGGCCCGCGATTACTACGTCGCGCGCGCCCCGGTCGGCAGCCGGCTCTGGGTCTATCGCGACCGTCGCCCGCCCTACGGTTGGCACCTGCACGGCTTCTTTGCCTGA
- the imuA gene encoding translesion DNA synthesis-associated protein ImuA, giving the protein MSEAALQPLLDDPRIWRPGRRTETARHAALGTGYPELDAALPDGGWPLGTVTEIFHQQPAIGELQLILPSLAALSRRRQWLALVAPPYIPYAPGLAHAGVDLSRVLLIHPRAHEDHLWAIEQALRSGTCGAVVGWPRQADRTTLRRLQLAAETGGSWAALFRPHSARHQASTAAIRLALQPEEDATLGIDLLKCRGGQPRRLQLRPGEAVHPATDAPAATTSPYPAPRAAGATGTAEPPLQEAPYGDRARQAAPPPRGRPRRQAPRSRRAAGQLPLPL; this is encoded by the coding sequence GTGAGCGAAGCTGCCCTGCAACCGCTGCTGGACGATCCGCGCATCTGGCGCCCCGGCCGCCGGACCGAAACCGCCCGGCACGCCGCCCTGGGTACCGGCTATCCGGAGCTGGATGCTGCCCTGCCCGATGGTGGCTGGCCGCTGGGCACCGTCACCGAGATCTTCCACCAGCAGCCCGCCATCGGCGAACTCCAGCTGATCCTGCCCTCCCTGGCAGCACTGAGCCGACGCAGACAGTGGCTGGCCCTGGTCGCTCCCCCCTACATCCCCTACGCTCCCGGGCTGGCCCACGCCGGCGTGGACCTCTCGCGGGTCTTGCTCATCCACCCCCGAGCCCACGAGGACCACCTCTGGGCCATCGAGCAGGCCCTGCGGAGCGGGACCTGCGGTGCGGTGGTGGGCTGGCCCCGGCAGGCCGACCGGACCACCCTGCGCCGGCTGCAGCTGGCCGCCGAGACCGGTGGTAGCTGGGCCGCACTGTTTCGTCCGCACAGCGCACGGCACCAGGCCTCCACGGCGGCGATCCGCCTGGCCCTGCAACCGGAGGAAGACGCCACCCTTGGCATCGACCTGCTCAAATGCCGAGGCGGGCAACCGCGCCGGCTGCAGCTTCGCCCGGGGGAGGCCGTACACCCGGCGACCGACGCCCCCGCCGCCACGACCTCGCCGTACCCGGCCCCCCGTGCCGCGGGTGCCACCGGGACGGCTGAACCGCCCCTTCAGGAGGCCCCGTACGGCGATCGCGCCCGCCAGGCTGCGCCACCTCCCCGCGGCCGACCGCGGCGGCAGGCGCCCCGCTCCCGGCGGGCCGCAGGGCAGCTACCCCTCCCTCTGTAG
- a CDS encoding RelA/SpoT family protein, with amino-acid sequence MVQSALADIDDVTALEPAVWLHRLPVSVSDADRALLEQAWERARAGYGERLRDSGEPYFAHAVYTATILAELGLDAATLAAALIHDLPELQEGSIAGLRKHLGGDIAELAQGVCRMHGIGRFRDSAELEAAIQGERVEGLRKMLLAMARDVRVVFIALAERLHDLRSCRGLDEEGRMRLARETRDIYAPLANRLGIWQLKWELEDLAFRHLEPEAYMDLAKRLAERRRDREAYIEQVCSQLQAAMDEAGLKAEVYGRPKHIYSIYRKMQRKGLRFDDLYDLRAVRILVDDERTCYAALGIVHGLWTPIPREFDDYIATPKENNYRSLHTAVAGPEGKAVEVQIRTHEMHAEAELGIAAHWRYKEGGKQDAEFEQKIAWLRQILEWGREDEDDEGDFVDRVRAEVFADRVYALTPGGDVIDLPRGATALDFAYHIHTGLGHRCRGAKINNRIAPLTRALDNGDRVEILTSREERPSRDWINPELGYLYTNRARTKVRTWFRQRDHDKNVAAGRQALDKELRRLGLEDVSTEEVVRRSRYTRVELFLSALGRGEVTPGQIAALLRDRLLPQQPEPASAPERPRATEKPGGDGDITVEGVGNLLTRMARCCSPAPGDPIIGFITRGAGVTIHRQDCRNVEQLREREPERLLDVNWRTAPAGRYPVRIHVRTGVLDGPLSEITRLCGHEGVRLDGVQTHAEPADAYRIDIDVQVSDVQQLSRLMAKLSSSERVERVWRGT; translated from the coding sequence ATGGTCCAGTCCGCCCTAGCCGATATCGACGACGTCACCGCCCTGGAGCCCGCAGTGTGGCTGCATCGCCTGCCGGTGTCGGTCAGTGACGCCGACCGTGCACTGCTCGAGCAGGCCTGGGAGCGCGCACGGGCCGGCTACGGTGAGCGGCTGCGCGACTCGGGCGAGCCGTATTTCGCCCACGCCGTCTACACCGCCACCATCCTGGCCGAGCTGGGTCTGGACGCCGCGACCCTGGCGGCGGCGCTGATCCACGATCTGCCGGAGCTGCAGGAAGGCTCCATCGCCGGTCTGCGCAAGCACCTGGGAGGTGATATCGCCGAGCTCGCCCAGGGGGTGTGCCGTATGCACGGCATTGGTCGGTTCCGCGATTCGGCCGAGCTGGAGGCAGCGATCCAGGGGGAGCGGGTCGAGGGGCTGCGCAAGATGCTGCTGGCTATGGCCCGCGACGTCCGCGTGGTGTTCATCGCCCTGGCCGAGCGGTTGCACGATCTGCGCAGCTGTCGAGGTCTCGACGAGGAGGGGCGCATGCGCCTGGCCCGCGAGACCCGGGATATCTATGCACCCTTGGCCAACCGGTTGGGGATCTGGCAGCTCAAGTGGGAGCTGGAAGACCTGGCTTTTCGGCATCTGGAGCCCGAGGCCTACATGGATCTGGCCAAACGCCTGGCCGAGCGCCGGCGCGACCGCGAGGCCTATATCGAGCAGGTCTGCAGCCAGCTGCAGGCGGCCATGGACGAGGCCGGCCTCAAGGCCGAGGTCTACGGACGTCCCAAGCACATCTACAGCATCTATCGGAAGATGCAGCGCAAGGGGCTGCGTTTCGACGATCTCTACGATCTGCGCGCAGTGCGCATCCTCGTCGATGACGAGCGCACCTGCTACGCCGCCCTGGGGATCGTCCACGGCCTGTGGACGCCGATCCCGCGGGAGTTCGATGACTACATCGCAACCCCCAAGGAGAACAACTACCGTTCGCTGCATACCGCGGTGGCCGGCCCCGAGGGCAAAGCGGTGGAGGTGCAGATCCGTACCCACGAGATGCACGCCGAGGCCGAGCTGGGCATTGCCGCCCACTGGCGCTACAAGGAGGGCGGCAAGCAGGATGCCGAATTCGAGCAGAAGATCGCCTGGCTGCGTCAGATCCTAGAGTGGGGGCGAGAGGATGAAGACGACGAGGGGGATTTCGTCGATCGTGTCCGTGCCGAGGTCTTCGCCGATCGGGTCTACGCCCTGACTCCCGGCGGCGACGTGATCGATCTGCCGCGCGGGGCGACAGCGCTGGATTTTGCTTATCACATCCATACCGGCCTCGGGCACCGCTGCCGCGGGGCCAAGATCAATAACCGGATCGCGCCGCTGACCCGTGCCCTGGACAACGGGGATCGAGTCGAGATCCTGACCAGCCGCGAGGAGCGACCGAGCCGCGACTGGATCAATCCGGAGCTGGGCTATCTCTACACCAACCGGGCCCGCACCAAGGTGCGCACCTGGTTCCGTCAGCGCGATCACGACAAGAACGTGGCCGCCGGCCGCCAGGCCCTGGACAAGGAGTTGCGCCGTCTAGGTCTGGAGGACGTCAGCACCGAAGAGGTGGTCCGGCGCAGCCGCTATACCCGGGTGGAGCTGTTCCTCTCGGCCCTGGGTCGCGGCGAGGTGACCCCCGGGCAGATCGCAGCCCTGTTGCGCGACCGGTTGCTGCCCCAGCAGCCCGAACCCGCCTCTGCGCCCGAGCGGCCCCGCGCTACCGAGAAACCCGGTGGCGACGGCGATATCACCGTGGAGGGGGTCGGCAACCTGTTGACTCGCATGGCCCGTTGCTGCAGTCCGGCCCCGGGGGATCCGATTATCGGGTTCATTACCCGGGGGGCGGGGGTAACGATCCACCGCCAGGATTGCCGCAACGTCGAGCAGCTGCGTGAGCGCGAGCCAGAGCGTCTGCTCGACGTCAACTGGCGTACGGCCCCTGCCGGTCGGTACCCGGTGCGCATCCACGTCCGTACCGGCGTGCTGGACGGGCCGTTGAGCGAGATCACCCGCCTTTGTGGCCACGAAGGGGTACGCCTGGATGGGGTACAGACCCATGCGGAGCCGGCGGACGCCTACCGCATCGATATCGACGTGCAGGTCAGTGACGTCCAGCAGCTCTCGCGGTTGATGGCCAAGCTTTCATCCAGTGAGCGGGTGGAGCGCGTATGGCGCGGCACATAA